The following DNA comes from Pseudanabaena yagii GIHE-NHR1.
CTTTTAGGCTTTGAGAGAGGGTTGGCTACGCCAACCCTCTCTCAAAATGCAAAGCACTGTATAAATAAATGACTGTGCCTCAACAAAAGAGAGGCAACGCTTGGCGCTGCCTCTCTTTTGCGAATTTTGACAGAACATGCCTTGGGCATATCTTTTTTGGAGATGTTTGGATGATTAATCTTCGTACAAACGGCATTCAGCAGCGTCAGGATTGTCATCGCAATAAATTTCAAGGGAGTTTTTAGGCTTATCTTGCTTTTGGTGCGATGCTTCAGCTTGCAACTCTTCTACTGCATCCCATGCAGCAGCACATTCTTTAGAATCAGTACCGCTAACTTCGCAGGTTTCTCTGGCTTGTTGGACTTCTTCTAGAATCTTTTCTTTAATATTGCTCATGTATTTTTTTACTTTTACTATCTTTAATCTAGATCCTAACAGACTTAAGGCTTGCTAGCCATCATACGTCAGGAGTAGGAAACTCACATTGCAATAGCGTTGCAATAGTTCAGAGAGTTAGCCAATAATCCCTAGAGTGGATGGAATCATTCCCGCCAATATGATAAAGCCGATCCATACATTTTGACCAAACGCTTTTTGGTATAACTCGGTAGGAATTTCTGCTTGGCTTAGTCTGTTACATTGCCATATCCATATTACTCCTGCCGTCAAGCAAGCAAAGTAGTGTGTGTAACCGAGTTGCACCTCCCATCCTAGCCAAAGCAAGCTTCCGAGGGTAATCGCTAAAAATATTGCGATCGCAAATGTTACATATCTTCCAAAAAAGAGAGCACTAGAGTTAACTCCAACCTTGAGATCATCTTCGCGATCGCTCATAGCGTAAATTGTGTCAAATCCCATCGTCCAAGCAATTACCGCTAGCCATAATCCCCAAGCATAGCGATCCAGTCCACCTGTAACAGCACTCCAAGGGATTAATACCGTAAATCCCCATGCAATTGACAGAACTAGTTGCGGTACTGGGAAAAAGCGCTTACAGGCAGGATAAATCGCAATCACAGGTACAGCCGCAAAACAAAGTCCAAAACTGAGGGGATTTAAGTAGGTTGATAGTAAGAATGCACAGAGTCCTGAGACTAACAGAACAGCGATCCCCACTTGAATCGATAGCGATCGCTCGGCGAGGGGACGATTTTTAGTGCGATCGACTTGTGGATCGATATCACGATCCCAGAGGTCATTGATGACACAACCTGCGGCGCTAGTTGCCAAGCTACCA
Coding sequences within:
- a CDS encoding Calvin cycle protein CP12; the encoded protein is MSNIKEKILEEVQQARETCEVSGTDSKECAAAWDAVEELQAEASHQKQDKPKNSLEIYCDDNPDAAECRLYED
- a CDS encoding 4-hydroxybenzoate solanesyltransferase, with the translated sequence MNSGITNNESTFQKIVRLLRWHKPAGRLILMLPALWATVAAAKSIHQLPPLDLLGVVILGSLATSAAGCVINDLWDRDIDPQVDRTKNRPLAERSLSIQVGIAVLLVSGLCAFLLSTYLNPLSFGLCFAAVPVIAIYPACKRFFPVPQLVLSIAWGFTVLIPWSAVTGGLDRYAWGLWLAVIAWTMGFDTIYAMSDREDDLKVGVNSSALFFGRYVTFAIAIFLAITLGSLLWLGWEVQLGYTHYFACLTAGVIWIWQCNRLSQAEIPTELYQKAFGQNVWIGFIILAGMIPSTLGIIG